The Geothrix sp. genome window below encodes:
- a CDS encoding NAD(P)/FAD-dependent oxidoreductase, with product MADQGFDRPTVLIVGGGFGGLRAARALAGAPVRVVLVDRQNHHLFQPLLYQVASATLSPADIAAPIRHVLRTQGNAEVVLAEVASVDLDTRQVQLREGAPLAYDFLILAAGSRSSYFGRDAWAELAPGLKTLDDALEMRRRFLLTFERAEQEEDPEVRREWLTFVIVGGGPTGVELAGTLKEMARLSLPREFRRIRTDRARVILVEAGPRILANFGSGLSEKAVQGLERIGVEVRLGQAITAIDARAVELGGERIPTRTVLWAAGVSAVPLGAGLGVPLDRLGRVIVEPDLSLAGHPEVFVVGDLAAFAHGPEGPLPGVAPVAIQQGAAAAANLLATLAGRPRRAFRYRDKGSMATLGRGRAVAHIGRLSFTGYPAWLAWLFIHLMLLVDFRSRVFVFFEWLWAYLTTQPRARLILGKRDPSSSSTAGT from the coding sequence GTGGCGGATCAGGGGTTCGACCGGCCCACGGTCCTCATCGTCGGCGGCGGGTTCGGGGGGCTGCGGGCCGCCCGGGCCCTGGCCGGCGCACCGGTGCGGGTCGTGCTGGTGGATCGGCAGAACCATCATCTGTTCCAGCCGCTCCTGTACCAGGTGGCCTCGGCCACGCTCTCCCCCGCCGACATCGCCGCGCCCATCCGCCATGTCCTCCGCACCCAGGGGAACGCCGAGGTGGTGCTGGCGGAGGTCGCGTCCGTGGACCTGGACACCCGGCAGGTCCAGCTGCGGGAAGGTGCGCCCCTGGCCTACGATTTCCTGATCCTGGCCGCGGGCTCCCGCAGCTCGTACTTCGGCCGCGATGCCTGGGCCGAGCTGGCCCCGGGCCTCAAGACCCTGGACGATGCCCTGGAGATGCGGCGGCGCTTCCTGCTGACCTTCGAGCGGGCCGAGCAGGAGGAGGATCCGGAGGTCCGTCGGGAGTGGCTGACCTTCGTCATCGTGGGCGGAGGCCCGACCGGCGTGGAACTCGCAGGCACCCTGAAGGAGATGGCCAGGCTGTCCCTCCCGCGGGAATTCCGGCGCATCCGCACGGATCGCGCCCGGGTGATCCTGGTGGAGGCCGGCCCCCGCATCCTGGCGAATTTCGGCTCCGGGCTGTCCGAGAAGGCGGTTCAGGGGCTGGAGCGCATCGGCGTCGAAGTCCGGCTGGGGCAGGCCATCACGGCCATCGACGCGCGGGCGGTCGAGCTGGGCGGGGAGCGCATTCCAACGCGGACGGTGCTGTGGGCGGCTGGCGTCTCGGCCGTGCCGCTGGGCGCAGGCCTCGGCGTGCCGCTGGATCGCCTCGGGCGGGTGATCGTGGAACCGGATCTCAGCCTCGCCGGCCATCCGGAGGTCTTCGTGGTGGGCGACTTGGCGGCCTTCGCGCATGGGCCTGAAGGCCCCCTGCCGGGCGTGGCCCCGGTCGCCATCCAGCAGGGCGCGGCGGCGGCGGCGAACCTCCTGGCAACCCTGGCGGGGCGGCCGAGGCGGGCCTTCCGCTACCGGGACAAGGGCAGCATGGCGACGCTGGGCCGGGGCCGGGCCGTGGCGCACATCGGCCGCCTGAGCTTTACCGGCTACCCGGCCTGGCTGGCCTGGCTCTTCATCCACCTGATGCTGCTCGTGGATTTCCGAAGCCGGGTGTTCGTCTTCTTCGAGTGGCTGTGGGCCTACCTGACGACCCAGCCCCGGGCCCGGCTCATCCTCGGGAAGCGCGATCCGAGTTCCTCGAGCACCGCCGGGACCTGA
- a CDS encoding LeuA family protein, with protein MTLDELINDWNGPLAEGARVPLLLDETLRDGLQSPSVRDPDIAAKRDLIHRLARLGVDAVDLGMPGAGPKAMAAVRALMVEIRDHRLPISPNVAVRTLEGDLAQVAEIQQRAGIPLEAGAFLGSSPIRMDVEGWDLAFLVDATRKAVAFCCRHEVPVMMVTEDSTRARPEVLEAIYGAALDEGAHAICLSDTCGHATPDGVRRLIRFIREKVIDGRAVRIDWHGHNDRGLGVANAIAAFEAGADRLHGSILGIGERCGNVALDQLMINLHLMGFPKGDLSGLPALAERVAELCDVEIPANYPVLGRDAFRTGTGVHAAAIVKALHRGDVELADAVYSGVPAALVGRRQEIEIGPLAGHSNVVYWLEMNGYDPSPERVDRILQAAKNSPRILKEAEIRSVL; from the coding sequence ATGACCCTCGACGAGCTGATCAACGACTGGAATGGCCCTCTGGCGGAAGGCGCCCGGGTTCCGCTGCTTCTCGACGAGACCTTGCGTGATGGGCTCCAGAGCCCCTCGGTGCGCGACCCGGACATCGCCGCCAAGCGGGACCTCATCCATCGTTTGGCCCGCTTGGGCGTGGACGCCGTGGACCTCGGCATGCCCGGGGCCGGCCCGAAGGCGATGGCCGCCGTGCGGGCGCTCATGGTGGAGATCCGCGACCACCGCCTGCCCATCTCGCCCAATGTGGCCGTGCGCACCCTGGAAGGGGATCTGGCCCAGGTGGCGGAGATCCAACAGCGGGCCGGCATCCCGCTGGAGGCCGGGGCCTTCCTGGGGTCGAGCCCCATCCGCATGGATGTGGAAGGCTGGGACCTGGCCTTCCTGGTGGACGCCACCCGCAAGGCCGTGGCCTTCTGCTGCCGGCACGAGGTGCCGGTGATGATGGTGACCGAGGACAGCACGCGGGCCCGCCCGGAGGTCCTGGAAGCCATCTACGGCGCGGCCCTGGACGAAGGGGCCCATGCCATCTGCCTGTCGGATACCTGCGGCCACGCCACGCCGGATGGTGTGCGGCGCCTGATCCGCTTCATCCGGGAGAAGGTCATCGACGGCCGCGCCGTCCGCATCGACTGGCACGGCCACAATGACCGGGGCCTGGGCGTGGCCAATGCCATCGCGGCCTTCGAGGCCGGGGCGGACCGCCTCCACGGCAGCATCCTGGGCATCGGCGAGCGCTGCGGCAATGTGGCCCTGGACCAGCTCATGATCAACTTGCACCTCATGGGCTTTCCCAAGGGCGACCTGTCGGGCCTCCCCGCCCTGGCCGAACGCGTGGCCGAGCTGTGCGATGTCGAGATCCCCGCCAACTACCCGGTGCTGGGGCGGGATGCCTTCCGCACGGGCACCGGCGTCCATGCCGCAGCCATTGTGAAGGCCCTGCACCGCGGCGATGTGGAGCTGGCCGATGCGGTCTATTCCGGCGTTCCCGCGGCCCTGGTGGGGCGCCGCCAGGAGATCGAGATCGGCCCCCTGGCCGGCCACAGCAATGTCGTCTACTGGCTCGAGATGAACGGCTACGACCCCAGCCCCGAGCGGGTGGACCGCATCCTCCAGGCCGCCAAGAACAGCCCCAGGATCCTCAAGGAGGCGGAAATCCGGTCGGTGCTCTAG
- a CDS encoding Ppx/GppA phosphatase family protein, with protein MRIAAVDVGSNSIHLVVVEADPLGGQRVLAREKAMVRLALGEAKSGEIGPEAYRAGLEALAHMAKVIGDLGCDTVMACGTAALRDARNAQAFVLEAEELGIPIQVISGEEEARLIHQAVSHAIPFPQEPVALIDIGGGSTEMTWVQGGRVAASISLPWGLQRLADAAQTTDPPTAGDLKRLRRMIRRILKKARKDLPSELPEPALALGTSGTLEDLAKGAGDGRAFTVAQLRALALRLWRSDAAQRIERLGVDPKRAEVLHVGAIWALSLLEWLGAPPLRHLPVGLREGMIWEALKHGGAAIPPLADRRRASIEQLASRLDPDPGHSRQVVRLADQLFLALQPHFELGDTERQWLAFAARLHDIGFSISEKGHHKHGEYLVRNATLPGFWPHEVDLLAQVVRFHRGKAPHHAKHEAFRALAPWHRQVVRKLAAILRAADALDRRRRQAIRNLSVAIDEEALQVRLEAQGEVEAEMATFLEKGALLGTLLDRRIEVTLG; from the coding sequence ATGCGGATCGCAGCGGTCGATGTCGGATCGAACTCCATCCACCTGGTGGTGGTGGAAGCCGATCCCCTCGGGGGGCAGCGGGTCCTGGCGCGGGAGAAGGCCATGGTCCGCCTCGCCCTGGGGGAGGCGAAATCCGGCGAGATCGGTCCCGAAGCCTACCGGGCCGGACTGGAGGCCCTGGCCCACATGGCGAAAGTCATCGGGGACCTGGGCTGCGACACGGTCATGGCCTGCGGCACCGCCGCCCTGCGGGACGCCCGGAATGCCCAGGCCTTCGTCCTGGAGGCGGAAGAACTGGGCATCCCCATCCAGGTGATCTCGGGCGAGGAGGAGGCCCGGCTCATCCACCAGGCCGTCTCCCACGCCATCCCCTTCCCTCAGGAACCCGTGGCCCTGATCGACATCGGCGGCGGCAGCACCGAGATGACCTGGGTGCAAGGGGGACGCGTGGCCGCGAGCATCTCCCTGCCCTGGGGTCTCCAGCGGCTGGCGGATGCGGCCCAGACGACCGACCCGCCCACGGCCGGCGACCTCAAGCGCCTGCGGCGGATGATCCGGCGCATCCTCAAGAAGGCCCGCAAGGACCTGCCCTCAGAGCTGCCGGAACCCGCGCTGGCCCTCGGCACCTCGGGCACCCTGGAGGACCTGGCCAAGGGCGCGGGCGATGGCAGGGCGTTCACCGTGGCGCAGCTCCGGGCCCTTGCCTTGAGGCTGTGGCGATCCGACGCGGCGCAGCGCATCGAGCGGCTGGGCGTGGACCCCAAGCGGGCCGAGGTCCTCCATGTGGGGGCCATCTGGGCCCTGTCGCTTCTGGAATGGCTGGGGGCTCCGCCCCTGCGCCACCTCCCCGTGGGCCTGCGGGAAGGCATGATCTGGGAGGCCCTCAAACACGGAGGAGCCGCCATCCCGCCTCTTGCGGACCGCCGCCGTGCCTCCATCGAGCAGCTGGCCTCCCGACTCGATCCCGATCCCGGACACAGCCGCCAGGTGGTCCGCCTGGCCGATCAGCTCTTCCTGGCCCTGCAGCCCCACTTCGAGCTGGGGGACACGGAGCGCCAGTGGCTCGCCTTCGCGGCCCGGTTGCATGACATCGGGTTTTCGATCTCGGAGAAGGGTCACCACAAGCATGGCGAGTATCTGGTGCGCAATGCCACCCTGCCGGGCTTCTGGCCTCACGAGGTGGACCTGCTGGCCCAGGTCGTGCGCTTCCACCGGGGCAAAGCGCCTCATCACGCCAAGCACGAGGCCTTTCGCGCCCTGGCGCCCTGGCACCGCCAGGTGGTGAGGAAGCTGGCGGCCATCCTCCGGGCGGCCGATGCCCTGGACCGGCGACGGCGCCAGGCCATCCGGAACCTCTCCGTCGCCATCGACGAGGAGGCCCTCCAGGTGAGGCTGGAGGCCCAGGGAGAGGTCGAAGCGGAGATGGCGACCTTCCTCGAGAAGGGGGCGCTCCTCGGAACCTTGCTGGACCGCAGGATTGAAGTCACCTTAGGCTAG
- a CDS encoding SCP2 sterol-binding domain-containing protein, producing the protein MALTVDGIFALMPELFLPEKAQGLTVSVYYQVTGEGGGDYTCLIENGVFSLKREPKPDATSVVVIGAEDWIALNEGKLDPMQAFMTGKLKGTGDLGLLQKFPKFFKKPQKQGGPVKLLKELVPARLALATGVKVTVGSESWGEGAEVAGDEAAVRGLVCGLSDPGPALLGGQIRFSGDMALLRKAWKTWSAEPEITFPDTPGGKALATLRKRYKGGASGTLEVKVDGVPYRLDFSPEGLAVRPGEVEGGAALGISDADFAALNAGKLNLVAALLGGGITVKGDMSQVAAYTAHFEVDVNPAQGLLESMPERFNAEKAGDLEAVVGYQIEDTAYTLLIRNGTCMVFPRLLKPCDTLLKAKADDFIAMSTGTLNAQEAFMTGKIQIEGDPLLMQKVAKSFKRPEA; encoded by the coding sequence ATGGCATTGACGGTGGATGGCATCTTTGCGCTCATGCCCGAACTCTTCCTGCCCGAGAAGGCGCAGGGCCTGACGGTGTCCGTCTACTACCAGGTGACCGGGGAAGGGGGTGGCGACTACACCTGCCTGATCGAGAACGGGGTCTTCTCCCTGAAGCGGGAACCCAAGCCCGATGCCACCTCCGTGGTGGTCATCGGCGCCGAGGACTGGATCGCCCTCAATGAGGGCAAGCTCGATCCCATGCAGGCCTTCATGACCGGCAAGCTCAAGGGCACCGGCGACCTGGGCCTGCTCCAGAAATTCCCCAAGTTCTTCAAGAAGCCCCAGAAGCAGGGGGGCCCGGTGAAGCTGCTGAAGGAGCTGGTGCCTGCGCGCCTGGCCCTGGCGACCGGGGTCAAGGTGACCGTGGGGTCCGAGAGCTGGGGTGAGGGCGCGGAAGTGGCGGGCGACGAGGCCGCTGTCCGCGGTCTGGTCTGCGGCCTTTCTGATCCCGGCCCCGCGTTGCTGGGTGGCCAGATCCGGTTTTCCGGCGACATGGCGCTGCTCCGCAAGGCCTGGAAGACCTGGTCCGCCGAGCCGGAGATCACCTTCCCGGACACGCCCGGCGGCAAGGCTCTGGCCACCCTGAGGAAGCGATACAAGGGCGGGGCCAGCGGAACGCTGGAGGTGAAGGTGGATGGGGTGCCCTACCGCCTGGACTTCAGCCCCGAGGGGCTGGCGGTGCGGCCCGGCGAAGTGGAGGGCGGCGCGGCCCTGGGCATCTCCGATGCCGATTTCGCGGCCCTCAACGCGGGCAAGCTGAACCTGGTGGCCGCCCTGCTGGGCGGCGGCATCACGGTCAAAGGCGACATGAGCCAGGTGGCGGCCTACACCGCCCATTTCGAGGTGGATGTGAACCCCGCCCAGGGGCTTCTGGAATCCATGCCTGAGCGTTTCAATGCGGAAAAGGCCGGCGATCTCGAAGCTGTCGTGGGCTACCAGATCGAGGATACGGCTTACACTTTGTTAATCCGAAACGGGACCTGCATGGTCTTCCCGCGCCTGCTGAAACCCTGTGATACGCTCCTCAAAGCCAAGGCTGACGATTTCATCGCCATGAGTACCGGAACGCTGAATGCCCAGGAGGCTTTCATGACCGGCAAGATCCAGATCGAAGGCGATCCCCTGCTCATGCAGAAAGTGGCGAAGAGCTTCAAGCGGCCGGAGGCCTGA
- a CDS encoding LytTR family DNA-binding domain-containing protein, protein MKALIIDDEDLARAVVREHLVAHPDVEVAAECANGFEALKAAAQHQPDLIFLDIQMPKLDGFEVLELLEAEGRRPAVVFVTAYDQHALRAFEAHAVDYLLKPFSKERFDAALVKARALQAAQPAAPPPPASELAAAARQGKPLERIVVKDGPKVTVVHLDRLDWVQAQDDYVLLRTEGKNLLKQQTLAHLESQLDSSRFIRIHRSYILNLDRLVRVEQDTKEHRDAILRDGTRLPVSRAGYQRLRELWEGAD, encoded by the coding sequence ATGAAAGCCCTGATCATCGACGACGAGGATCTGGCCCGCGCCGTGGTGCGCGAGCACCTGGTGGCCCACCCGGATGTGGAGGTGGCGGCAGAATGCGCCAACGGCTTCGAGGCCCTGAAGGCCGCGGCCCAGCATCAGCCCGATCTGATCTTTCTGGACATCCAGATGCCCAAGCTGGACGGCTTCGAGGTGCTGGAGCTCCTGGAGGCCGAAGGCAGGCGGCCCGCCGTGGTCTTCGTGACCGCCTACGACCAGCACGCCCTCCGGGCCTTCGAGGCCCACGCCGTGGACTACCTCCTGAAACCCTTCTCGAAGGAACGGTTCGATGCGGCCCTCGTCAAGGCCCGAGCCCTGCAGGCGGCCCAGCCGGCCGCGCCGCCGCCACCCGCGTCCGAGCTCGCCGCCGCCGCCCGTCAGGGGAAGCCCCTGGAGCGCATCGTGGTGAAGGATGGCCCCAAGGTCACCGTGGTCCACCTCGACCGGCTCGATTGGGTGCAGGCCCAGGACGACTATGTCCTGCTGCGTACGGAGGGCAAGAACCTGCTCAAGCAGCAGACCCTGGCCCACCTGGAATCGCAACTCGATTCAAGCCGTTTCATCCGCATCCACCGCAGTTACATCTTGAACCTCGACCGCCTTGTCCGGGTCGAACAGGACACCAAGGAGCACCGTGATGCCATCCTGCGGGACGGCACCCGCCTGCCGGTGAGCCGGGCGGGCTACCAGCGCTTGCGGGAGCTGTGGGAAGGCGCCGACTGA
- a CDS encoding histidine kinase, whose protein sequence is MHPLLASRARLGAYLLGWAPIALLLTGIARSQGWSWAEAGSLALPLCLLAAFLFLSAWFLCRALPLGRTVEGLGAHGAAWGMAAVLMGGLWAGLAWMLARMLAWIPGLGALPQRVNTALPVLTGLGILLYLASVALSYLMLAQDRALEAERKGAELQLLAQESELKALRAQLNPHFLFNSLNSLSALTAVDPARAREMCVLLSDFLRRSLGLGERRLVPLREELDLARAYLAIEQIRFGSRLQLAWAVDPEAEPALLPTLLLQPLVENAIKHGIAALPEGGTLSLSAEVTEGHVILRVENPMDGDAPTPQGLGIGLRQVRQRLLGRFGSRARFEAGVQEALHRVTLVFPLETEP, encoded by the coding sequence ATGCACCCGCTCCTGGCCAGCCGGGCCCGGTTGGGGGCCTACCTTCTGGGATGGGCCCCCATCGCGCTGCTGCTCACGGGCATCGCCCGGAGCCAGGGCTGGAGCTGGGCCGAGGCGGGCTCCCTCGCCCTGCCCCTCTGCCTCCTGGCGGCCTTCCTGTTCCTGTCGGCCTGGTTCCTCTGCCGGGCCCTGCCCCTGGGTCGCACGGTCGAGGGGCTCGGCGCGCACGGGGCGGCCTGGGGCATGGCGGCCGTGCTCATGGGCGGCCTGTGGGCCGGCCTCGCCTGGATGCTCGCCCGGATGCTGGCCTGGATACCAGGGCTGGGCGCCCTGCCCCAGCGCGTGAACACGGCCCTGCCCGTGCTCACGGGCCTGGGCATCCTGCTCTACCTCGCCTCGGTCGCGCTGAGCTACCTGATGCTGGCCCAGGACCGGGCCCTCGAGGCCGAGCGGAAGGGTGCCGAGCTGCAGCTGCTGGCCCAGGAGTCCGAGCTGAAGGCCCTGCGCGCCCAGCTGAACCCCCACTTCCTGTTCAACAGCCTGAACTCCCTGTCGGCGCTCACCGCCGTGGACCCGGCCCGGGCGCGGGAGATGTGCGTCCTCCTGTCGGATTTCCTCCGCCGCAGCCTCGGTCTGGGCGAGCGCCGCCTGGTGCCGCTGAGGGAGGAACTCGATCTTGCGCGGGCCTACCTGGCCATCGAGCAGATCCGCTTCGGCAGCCGCCTGCAGCTGGCCTGGGCCGTGGATCCAGAGGCCGAACCCGCCCTGCTCCCGACCCTGTTGCTGCAGCCGCTGGTGGAGAATGCCATCAAACACGGCATCGCGGCGCTGCCGGAAGGCGGCACCCTGTCCCTCAGCGCGGAGGTCACCGAAGGCCATGTGATCCTGCGCGTGGAAAACCCGATGGATGGTGATGCCCCGACCCCCCAGGGCCTGGGCATCGGCCTGCGGCAGGTCCGCCAGCGGTTGTTGGGCCGCTTCGGCAGCCGCGCCCGCTTCGAGGCCGGCGTGCAGGAGGCCCTCCATCGCGTGACCCTGGTATTCCCCCTGGAGACCGAACCATGA
- a CDS encoding DUF5668 domain-containing protein, whose product MTAPDDAKAPSPFSPKLVVGVAIIVAGLVLTLDNLGLIQAHTIFKLWPLVLVAMGVAKIRQEGSGGGMGGWFLVLGGAFLLLFTFARGHLAEALAPMLVVGVGILIVVKALKQNRGVPPELARSEDFLQGTAIFGGFKRRVLTQAFKGGELTAIFGGYEVDLRQAALENGQARIDVFVLFGGGEIRVPDGWEIANRATAVAGALNDNTHHGPGPVEGRPRLVVTGLILFGGTEVKS is encoded by the coding sequence ATGACTGCCCCCGACGACGCCAAGGCCCCCAGCCCCTTCAGCCCCAAGCTGGTGGTGGGCGTGGCCATCATCGTGGCGGGCCTCGTCCTCACCCTGGACAACCTCGGCCTCATCCAGGCCCACACGATCTTCAAGCTCTGGCCCCTGGTGCTGGTCGCCATGGGCGTCGCCAAGATCCGTCAGGAGGGCAGCGGCGGCGGCATGGGCGGCTGGTTCCTCGTGCTCGGCGGCGCCTTCCTCCTGCTCTTCACCTTCGCCCGGGGCCATCTGGCCGAGGCCCTGGCGCCCATGCTGGTGGTGGGCGTGGGCATCCTCATTGTAGTCAAGGCGCTCAAGCAGAACCGCGGCGTGCCACCCGAGCTGGCCCGCTCCGAGGACTTCCTCCAGGGCACGGCCATCTTCGGGGGGTTCAAGCGGCGCGTCCTCACCCAGGCCTTCAAGGGCGGCGAGCTGACGGCCATCTTCGGGGGCTATGAGGTGGATCTCCGGCAGGCGGCCCTCGAAAACGGCCAGGCCCGCATCGATGTTTTCGTGCTTTTCGGGGGCGGGGAGATCCGCGTGCCCGATGGCTGGGAGATCGCCAACCGCGCCACGGCCGTGGCCGGAGCCCTGAACGACAACACCCACCATGGCCCCGGTCCTGTGGAAGGCCGTCCCCGCCTGGTGGTCACGGGTCTCATCCTCTTCGGCGGCACCGAGGTCAAGAGCTGA
- a CDS encoding DUF5668 domain-containing protein, giving the protein MNAQDTRPPLFSTKLVIGLAVIALGLILTADSLRWYDAWHLLTWWPLVLAALGLARLVQDGPLSLRGHVWLCFSVAGFISQFGPWGLLERWWPIFLVWGGLIITLRAIFPQPKPERKSKDIPPSPSPAVSCDPETDSEQVKP; this is encoded by the coding sequence ATGAACGCCCAGGACACGCGCCCCCCCCTCTTCTCGACTAAACTCGTCATCGGCCTGGCCGTCATTGCCCTGGGTCTCATCCTCACGGCGGACAGCCTCCGCTGGTACGACGCCTGGCACCTGCTGACCTGGTGGCCGCTGGTGCTGGCCGCCCTCGGCCTCGCCCGGCTGGTCCAGGACGGGCCGCTCAGCCTCCGGGGGCATGTCTGGCTGTGCTTCTCCGTCGCGGGCTTCATCTCCCAGTTCGGCCCCTGGGGCCTGCTGGAGCGCTGGTGGCCCATCTTCCTGGTCTGGGGCGGCCTGATCATCACCCTTCGGGCCATCTTCCCCCAGCCCAAGCCGGAGCGGAAAAGCAAGGATATCCCCCCATCGCCAAGCCCCGCCGTTTCCTGTGATCCTGAAACCGACTCTGAACAGGTGAAGCCATGA
- a CDS encoding YigZ family protein, with the protein MRRLKEVANHRFREKASVFLTELHPAREAAGRAAVLAALRKRDFDATHHCSAWREGVPVSAFGADDDGEPSGTAGRPMLAVLEGAEVTDLLAVCIRWYGGTKLGTGGLVRAYTEGVQGALAAADAAGCWEEVRILRTGEIRVPAAQAHLPFALLGAFPAALVLEQTFEGEGAVVRFECPPDLVPALDHAWRERSRGGTITWV; encoded by the coding sequence ATGCGTCGGTTGAAGGAAGTCGCGAACCACCGTTTCCGCGAGAAGGCCTCGGTCTTCCTCACGGAGCTGCACCCTGCCCGGGAGGCGGCCGGACGGGCGGCGGTGCTGGCGGCCCTCAGGAAACGCGACTTCGACGCCACCCACCACTGCAGCGCCTGGCGCGAGGGGGTTCCCGTCTCGGCCTTCGGCGCCGATGACGACGGTGAACCGTCCGGTACAGCCGGGCGGCCCATGCTGGCCGTGCTGGAGGGGGCGGAGGTCACCGATCTCCTCGCCGTCTGCATCCGGTGGTACGGCGGCACGAAACTCGGTACCGGCGGCTTGGTGCGCGCCTACACCGAGGGCGTTCAGGGCGCACTGGCCGCGGCCGATGCCGCCGGCTGCTGGGAGGAGGTCCGCATCCTCCGCACGGGTGAGATCCGCGTGCCCGCCGCCCAGGCCCACCTTCCCTTCGCCCTGCTGGGCGCCTTCCCCGCCGCCCTCGTCCTGGAGCAGACCTTCGAGGGCGAGGGGGCCGTGGTGCGCTTTGAATGTCCTCCGGACCTGGTTCCCGCCCTGGATCACGCCTGGCGGGAACGCAGCCGGGGCGGGACGATCACCTGGGTCTGA
- a CDS encoding formate--tetrahydrofolate ligase, which translates to MDTVARPFSPTVLQRRIPVPSDLDIAQAATLKPIGQVAAELGLRDDELEFYGPTKAKVRLEVLERLRDRPDGRYIDVTAITPTPLGEGKTTTTVGLSQALGAHLGQRVATCIRQPSQGPTFGIKGGAAGGGYSQVIPMEDFNLHLTGDIHAITAAHNLCAAAIDARILHEAGATDEQMFERIFPKSKGARKFPRSLQLRCAKLGVTKGDPDAFTPEERRRICRLDLDPAAVTWRRVLDTSDRFLRGVTVGQGDEEQGFARATGFDIAVASEIMAVLALATSLQDMRHRLGAMVVGLDRKGDAVTAEDLGVAGAMTVLMKDALKPTLMQTLEGTPVFVHAGPFANIAHGNSSILADRIALKLADYVITESGFGADMGMEKFFDIKCRVSGLVPDAVVLVATVRALKMHGGGPKVVAGKPLDAVYVEENLELLRQGLPNLLHHIRIARKFGIPVVVAVNGFATDSPAELDLVRRASLESGAEDAVVCQNWALGGEGALDLAKAVMRVCDRPSHFRFLYDLDEPIKQKIETIAREIYGADGVDYSPEAEARIEAYTRLGYDRLPICMAKTHLSLSHDPTLKGAPTGFRIPVRDIRASVGAGFLYPLLGKMATMPGLPTRPGFYDVDIELETGRVVGLF; encoded by the coding sequence ATGGATACCGTCGCGCGGCCCTTCTCACCCACGGTCCTGCAGCGCAGGATCCCGGTCCCCTCGGATCTGGACATCGCCCAGGCGGCCACCCTCAAGCCCATTGGGCAGGTGGCGGCGGAGCTGGGATTGCGCGACGACGAGCTCGAGTTCTACGGCCCCACCAAGGCGAAGGTCCGGCTGGAAGTGCTGGAGCGCCTGCGAGATCGCCCGGATGGCCGCTACATCGATGTCACCGCCATCACGCCCACGCCCCTGGGTGAGGGCAAGACCACCACCACCGTGGGCCTCAGCCAGGCCCTGGGCGCCCACCTGGGCCAGCGCGTGGCCACCTGCATCCGCCAGCCCAGCCAGGGCCCCACCTTCGGCATCAAGGGCGGCGCGGCCGGTGGCGGCTATAGCCAGGTGATCCCCATGGAGGACTTCAACCTCCACCTGACGGGGGACATCCATGCCATCACCGCAGCCCATAACCTCTGCGCAGCTGCCATCGACGCCCGCATCCTGCATGAGGCCGGTGCCACGGACGAGCAGATGTTCGAGCGCATCTTCCCGAAATCCAAGGGCGCCCGGAAGTTCCCCCGGTCCCTCCAGCTGCGCTGCGCGAAGCTGGGCGTGACCAAGGGCGATCCCGACGCCTTCACGCCCGAGGAACGGCGCCGCATCTGCCGCCTGGACCTCGACCCGGCGGCCGTTACCTGGCGTCGCGTGCTGGATACCAGTGACCGCTTCCTCCGCGGCGTCACCGTGGGGCAGGGCGATGAGGAACAGGGCTTCGCCCGGGCGACGGGCTTCGACATCGCCGTGGCCAGCGAGATCATGGCCGTGCTGGCGCTGGCCACCAGCCTCCAGGACATGCGGCACCGCCTGGGGGCCATGGTGGTGGGCCTTGATCGGAAGGGGGATGCCGTCACGGCCGAGGACCTCGGCGTGGCCGGCGCCATGACCGTGCTGATGAAGGACGCCCTCAAGCCCACCCTGATGCAGACCCTCGAAGGCACGCCCGTCTTCGTCCACGCGGGGCCCTTCGCCAATATCGCCCACGGCAACAGCTCCATCCTGGCGGATCGGATCGCCCTCAAGCTGGCCGACTATGTGATCACGGAGTCCGGCTTCGGGGCGGACATGGGCATGGAGAAGTTCTTCGACATCAAGTGCCGTGTGTCGGGTCTGGTGCCGGATGCTGTGGTGCTGGTGGCCACAGTGCGCGCCCTGAAGATGCACGGCGGCGGCCCCAAGGTCGTGGCCGGGAAGCCCCTGGATGCGGTCTATGTGGAGGAGAACCTGGAGCTCCTCCGGCAGGGCCTGCCGAACCTGCTCCACCACATCCGCATCGCCCGGAAGTTCGGCATCCCCGTGGTGGTGGCGGTCAACGGCTTCGCCACGGACAGCCCCGCCGAGCTGGACCTGGTGCGCCGGGCCTCGCTGGAAAGCGGCGCCGAGGATGCCGTGGTCTGCCAGAACTGGGCCCTGGGCGGGGAAGGGGCGCTGGATCTGGCGAAGGCGGTCATGCGCGTCTGCGACCGGCCCTCGCATTTCCGGTTCCTCTACGACCTGGACGAGCCCATCAAGCAGAAGATCGAGACCATCGCTCGTGAGATCTACGGCGCCGACGGGGTGGACTACTCGCCCGAGGCCGAAGCCCGGATCGAGGCCTACACCCGCCTCGGCTACGACAGGCTCCCCATCTGCATGGCCAAGACCCACTTGAGCCTGAGCCATGACCCCACGCTGAAGGGCGCCCCCACCGGCTTCCGCATTCCCGTTCGTGACATCCGGGCCAGCGTCGGGGCGGGCTTCCTCTATCCCCTGCTCGGCAAGATGGCCACCATGCCGGGCCTGCCCACCAGACCCGGGTTCTACGATGTGGACATCGAGCTGGAGACCGGTCGTGTGGTCGGTCTGTTCTGA